Proteins co-encoded in one Arachis hypogaea cultivar Tifrunner chromosome 11, arahy.Tifrunner.gnm2.J5K5, whole genome shotgun sequence genomic window:
- the LOC112719786 gene encoding serine/threonine-protein phosphatase 5 isoform X2: METEKTDISKAEEFKQLANEAFNARKYAQAIDLYTQAIELNSRNAVYWANRAFAHLRLEEYGSAIQDATMAIEVDPKYSKGYYRRGAAHLGLGKFKDALKDFQQVKKMCPNDPDATKKLRECEKAVMKLKFEEAIAAPESQRRSVAESIDYHSIDVEAQYSGARIEGDVVTLEFVKKMMDDFKNQKCLHKRYAYQIVLQTRELLQALPSLVDITVHDGKHFTVCGDVHGQFYDLLNIFELNGLPSDDNPYLFNGDFVDRGSFSLEVILTLFAFKCMSPSAIYLARGNHESKSMNKIYGFEGEVRSKLSDTFVELFAEVFCCLPLAHVINSKVFVVHGGLFSVDGVKLSDIRAINRFCEPPEEGLMCELLWSDPQPLPGRGPSKRGVGLSFGADVTKRFLQENHLDLVVRSHEVKDEGYEIEHDGKLITVFSAPNYCDQMGNKGAFIRFEAPDLKPNIVTFTAVPHPDVKPMAYANNFLRMFS, translated from the exons ATGGAAACTGAAAAAACTGATATTTCAAAGGCTGAAGAATTCAAACAACTTGCCAATGAAGCATTCAATG CACGGAAATATGCCCAAGCCATTGATTTATATACACAAGCAATTGAGCTAAACAGTCGCAATGCAGTTTACTGGGCTAATCGTGCCTTTGCTCATCTTCGGCTTGAAGAGTATGGTAGTGCTATACAAGATGCTACAATGGCTATTGAAGTTGATCCCAAATATTCGAAG GGTTATTACAGAAGAGGTGCTGCTCATCTTGGGCTAGGAAAATTCAAGGACGCACTTAAGGATTTTCAGCAG GTCAAGAAAATGTGTCCAAATGATCCCGATGCAACAAAGAAATTGAGGGAATGTGAAAAGGCAGTTATGAAACTTAAATTTGAAGAAGCCATTGCTGCACCAGAGTCTCAAAGGCGTTCAGTAGCCGAATCTATAGATTACCATTCAATAG ATGTTGAGGCACAGTATTCAGGAGCAAGAATAGAGGGGGATGTAGTTACCTTGGAATTTGTAAAGAAAATGATGGACGATTTCAAGAATCAGAAGTGCTTACATAAACG GTATGCTTACCAGATTGTATTGCAAACAAGAGAGTTGTTGCAAGCCTTGCCTTCTCTTGTTGATATAACAGTTCATGATGGAAAACATTTTACTGTTTGTGGTGATGTGCATGGTCAG TTCTATGATCTTTTGAATATTTTTGAGCTTAATGGACTTCCTTCAGACGATAATCCATATCTATTCAATGGTGACTTTGTGGATAGAGGATCTTTCTCTTTGGAAGTCATCCTCACTCTGTTTGCGTTTAAATGCATGTCGCCATCAG CAATATACCTAGCTAGAGGAAATCATGAGAGCAAGAGCATGAACAAGATATATGGTTTTGAGGGTGAGGTGCGCTCAAAGTTGAGTGACACATTTGTGGAACTATTTGCAGAAGTATTTTGCTGTTTGCCTTTGGCTCATGTGATAAATTCGAAAGTTTTTGTCGTTCATGGGGGTCTTTTTAGTGTTGATGGGGTGAAACTCTCTGACATACGAGCAATTAATCGGTTTTGTGAGCCTCCAGAAGAAG GATTGATGTGTGAATTGCTCTGGAGTGATCCACAACCCCTCCCTGGACGAGGCCCAAGTAAGCGTGGTGTAGGTCTTTCTTTTGGTGCAGATGTGACGAAAAGGTTTTTGCAAGAAAATCATTTAG ATTTAGTTGTGCGATCTCATGAAGTAAAGGACGAGGGTTATGAAATTGAGCATGATGGTAAACTCATAACTGTTTTTTCTGCTCCAAATTACTGTGACCAG ATGGGTAACAAAGGTGCCTTTATTCGATTTGAAGCTCCTGATTTGAAACCTAACATTGTCACATTCACAGCAGTG CCACATCCTGATGTCAAGCCAATGGCTTATGCAAACAACTTCCTCCGGATGTTCTCATAA
- the LOC112719786 gene encoding serine/threonine-protein phosphatase 5 isoform X1, whose amino-acid sequence METEKTDISKAEEFKQLANEAFNARKYAQAIDLYTQAIELNSRNAVYWANRAFAHLRLEEYGSAIQDATMAIEVDPKYSKGYYRRGAAHLGLGKFKDALKDFQQVKKMCPNDPDATKKLRECEKAVMKLKFEEAIAAPESQRRSVAESIDYHSIGKGHNYSVPTEVAIAAVTVAVMAALVMFKTSKATIISAIVIGLLLLLGAYWWSGRNTDVEAQYSGARIEGDVVTLEFVKKMMDDFKNQKCLHKRYAYQIVLQTRELLQALPSLVDITVHDGKHFTVCGDVHGQFYDLLNIFELNGLPSDDNPYLFNGDFVDRGSFSLEVILTLFAFKCMSPSAIYLARGNHESKSMNKIYGFEGEVRSKLSDTFVELFAEVFCCLPLAHVINSKVFVVHGGLFSVDGVKLSDIRAINRFCEPPEEGLMCELLWSDPQPLPGRGPSKRGVGLSFGADVTKRFLQENHLDLVVRSHEVKDEGYEIEHDGKLITVFSAPNYCDQMGNKGAFIRFEAPDLKPNIVTFTAVPHPDVKPMAYANNFLRMFS is encoded by the exons ATGGAAACTGAAAAAACTGATATTTCAAAGGCTGAAGAATTCAAACAACTTGCCAATGAAGCATTCAATG CACGGAAATATGCCCAAGCCATTGATTTATATACACAAGCAATTGAGCTAAACAGTCGCAATGCAGTTTACTGGGCTAATCGTGCCTTTGCTCATCTTCGGCTTGAAGAGTATGGTAGTGCTATACAAGATGCTACAATGGCTATTGAAGTTGATCCCAAATATTCGAAG GGTTATTACAGAAGAGGTGCTGCTCATCTTGGGCTAGGAAAATTCAAGGACGCACTTAAGGATTTTCAGCAG GTCAAGAAAATGTGTCCAAATGATCCCGATGCAACAAAGAAATTGAGGGAATGTGAAAAGGCAGTTATGAAACTTAAATTTGAAGAAGCCATTGCTGCACCAGAGTCTCAAAGGCGTTCAGTAGCCGAATCTATAGATTACCATTCAATAG GAAAGGGCCACAATTATTCGGTGCCTACCGAAGTGGCCATAGCAGCAGTAACAGTAGCAGTTATGGCAGCGTTGGTGATGTTCAAGACATCAAAAGCCACAATAATAAGTGCAATTGTGATTGGTTTGCTGTTGCTCCTTGGGGCATATTGGTGGAGTGGCCGCAATACTG ATGTTGAGGCACAGTATTCAGGAGCAAGAATAGAGGGGGATGTAGTTACCTTGGAATTTGTAAAGAAAATGATGGACGATTTCAAGAATCAGAAGTGCTTACATAAACG GTATGCTTACCAGATTGTATTGCAAACAAGAGAGTTGTTGCAAGCCTTGCCTTCTCTTGTTGATATAACAGTTCATGATGGAAAACATTTTACTGTTTGTGGTGATGTGCATGGTCAG TTCTATGATCTTTTGAATATTTTTGAGCTTAATGGACTTCCTTCAGACGATAATCCATATCTATTCAATGGTGACTTTGTGGATAGAGGATCTTTCTCTTTGGAAGTCATCCTCACTCTGTTTGCGTTTAAATGCATGTCGCCATCAG CAATATACCTAGCTAGAGGAAATCATGAGAGCAAGAGCATGAACAAGATATATGGTTTTGAGGGTGAGGTGCGCTCAAAGTTGAGTGACACATTTGTGGAACTATTTGCAGAAGTATTTTGCTGTTTGCCTTTGGCTCATGTGATAAATTCGAAAGTTTTTGTCGTTCATGGGGGTCTTTTTAGTGTTGATGGGGTGAAACTCTCTGACATACGAGCAATTAATCGGTTTTGTGAGCCTCCAGAAGAAG GATTGATGTGTGAATTGCTCTGGAGTGATCCACAACCCCTCCCTGGACGAGGCCCAAGTAAGCGTGGTGTAGGTCTTTCTTTTGGTGCAGATGTGACGAAAAGGTTTTTGCAAGAAAATCATTTAG ATTTAGTTGTGCGATCTCATGAAGTAAAGGACGAGGGTTATGAAATTGAGCATGATGGTAAACTCATAACTGTTTTTTCTGCTCCAAATTACTGTGACCAG ATGGGTAACAAAGGTGCCTTTATTCGATTTGAAGCTCCTGATTTGAAACCTAACATTGTCACATTCACAGCAGTG CCACATCCTGATGTCAAGCCAATGGCTTATGCAAACAACTTCCTCCGGATGTTCTCATAA
- the LOC112719786 gene encoding serine/threonine-protein phosphatase 5 isoform X3, translating into MAIEVDPKYSKGYYRRGAAHLGLGKFKDALKDFQQVKKMCPNDPDATKKLRECEKAVMKLKFEEAIAAPESQRRSVAESIDYHSIGKGHNYSVPTEVAIAAVTVAVMAALVMFKTSKATIISAIVIGLLLLLGAYWWSGRNTDVEAQYSGARIEGDVVTLEFVKKMMDDFKNQKCLHKRYAYQIVLQTRELLQALPSLVDITVHDGKHFTVCGDVHGQFYDLLNIFELNGLPSDDNPYLFNGDFVDRGSFSLEVILTLFAFKCMSPSAIYLARGNHESKSMNKIYGFEGEVRSKLSDTFVELFAEVFCCLPLAHVINSKVFVVHGGLFSVDGVKLSDIRAINRFCEPPEEGLMCELLWSDPQPLPGRGPSKRGVGLSFGADVTKRFLQENHLDLVVRSHEVKDEGYEIEHDGKLITVFSAPNYCDQMGNKGAFIRFEAPDLKPNIVTFTAVPHPDVKPMAYANNFLRMFS; encoded by the exons ATGGCTATTGAAGTTGATCCCAAATATTCGAAG GGTTATTACAGAAGAGGTGCTGCTCATCTTGGGCTAGGAAAATTCAAGGACGCACTTAAGGATTTTCAGCAG GTCAAGAAAATGTGTCCAAATGATCCCGATGCAACAAAGAAATTGAGGGAATGTGAAAAGGCAGTTATGAAACTTAAATTTGAAGAAGCCATTGCTGCACCAGAGTCTCAAAGGCGTTCAGTAGCCGAATCTATAGATTACCATTCAATAG GAAAGGGCCACAATTATTCGGTGCCTACCGAAGTGGCCATAGCAGCAGTAACAGTAGCAGTTATGGCAGCGTTGGTGATGTTCAAGACATCAAAAGCCACAATAATAAGTGCAATTGTGATTGGTTTGCTGTTGCTCCTTGGGGCATATTGGTGGAGTGGCCGCAATACTG ATGTTGAGGCACAGTATTCAGGAGCAAGAATAGAGGGGGATGTAGTTACCTTGGAATTTGTAAAGAAAATGATGGACGATTTCAAGAATCAGAAGTGCTTACATAAACG GTATGCTTACCAGATTGTATTGCAAACAAGAGAGTTGTTGCAAGCCTTGCCTTCTCTTGTTGATATAACAGTTCATGATGGAAAACATTTTACTGTTTGTGGTGATGTGCATGGTCAG TTCTATGATCTTTTGAATATTTTTGAGCTTAATGGACTTCCTTCAGACGATAATCCATATCTATTCAATGGTGACTTTGTGGATAGAGGATCTTTCTCTTTGGAAGTCATCCTCACTCTGTTTGCGTTTAAATGCATGTCGCCATCAG CAATATACCTAGCTAGAGGAAATCATGAGAGCAAGAGCATGAACAAGATATATGGTTTTGAGGGTGAGGTGCGCTCAAAGTTGAGTGACACATTTGTGGAACTATTTGCAGAAGTATTTTGCTGTTTGCCTTTGGCTCATGTGATAAATTCGAAAGTTTTTGTCGTTCATGGGGGTCTTTTTAGTGTTGATGGGGTGAAACTCTCTGACATACGAGCAATTAATCGGTTTTGTGAGCCTCCAGAAGAAG GATTGATGTGTGAATTGCTCTGGAGTGATCCACAACCCCTCCCTGGACGAGGCCCAAGTAAGCGTGGTGTAGGTCTTTCTTTTGGTGCAGATGTGACGAAAAGGTTTTTGCAAGAAAATCATTTAG ATTTAGTTGTGCGATCTCATGAAGTAAAGGACGAGGGTTATGAAATTGAGCATGATGGTAAACTCATAACTGTTTTTTCTGCTCCAAATTACTGTGACCAG ATGGGTAACAAAGGTGCCTTTATTCGATTTGAAGCTCCTGATTTGAAACCTAACATTGTCACATTCACAGCAGTG CCACATCCTGATGTCAAGCCAATGGCTTATGCAAACAACTTCCTCCGGATGTTCTCATAA
- the LOC112719786 gene encoding serine/threonine-protein phosphatase 5 isoform X4: protein MAIEVDPKYSKGYYRRGAAHLGLGKFKDALKDFQQVKKMCPNDPDATKKLRECEKAVMKLKFEEAIAAPESQRRSVAESIDYHSIDVEAQYSGARIEGDVVTLEFVKKMMDDFKNQKCLHKRYAYQIVLQTRELLQALPSLVDITVHDGKHFTVCGDVHGQFYDLLNIFELNGLPSDDNPYLFNGDFVDRGSFSLEVILTLFAFKCMSPSAIYLARGNHESKSMNKIYGFEGEVRSKLSDTFVELFAEVFCCLPLAHVINSKVFVVHGGLFSVDGVKLSDIRAINRFCEPPEEGLMCELLWSDPQPLPGRGPSKRGVGLSFGADVTKRFLQENHLDLVVRSHEVKDEGYEIEHDGKLITVFSAPNYCDQMGNKGAFIRFEAPDLKPNIVTFTAVPHPDVKPMAYANNFLRMFS, encoded by the exons ATGGCTATTGAAGTTGATCCCAAATATTCGAAG GGTTATTACAGAAGAGGTGCTGCTCATCTTGGGCTAGGAAAATTCAAGGACGCACTTAAGGATTTTCAGCAG GTCAAGAAAATGTGTCCAAATGATCCCGATGCAACAAAGAAATTGAGGGAATGTGAAAAGGCAGTTATGAAACTTAAATTTGAAGAAGCCATTGCTGCACCAGAGTCTCAAAGGCGTTCAGTAGCCGAATCTATAGATTACCATTCAATAG ATGTTGAGGCACAGTATTCAGGAGCAAGAATAGAGGGGGATGTAGTTACCTTGGAATTTGTAAAGAAAATGATGGACGATTTCAAGAATCAGAAGTGCTTACATAAACG GTATGCTTACCAGATTGTATTGCAAACAAGAGAGTTGTTGCAAGCCTTGCCTTCTCTTGTTGATATAACAGTTCATGATGGAAAACATTTTACTGTTTGTGGTGATGTGCATGGTCAG TTCTATGATCTTTTGAATATTTTTGAGCTTAATGGACTTCCTTCAGACGATAATCCATATCTATTCAATGGTGACTTTGTGGATAGAGGATCTTTCTCTTTGGAAGTCATCCTCACTCTGTTTGCGTTTAAATGCATGTCGCCATCAG CAATATACCTAGCTAGAGGAAATCATGAGAGCAAGAGCATGAACAAGATATATGGTTTTGAGGGTGAGGTGCGCTCAAAGTTGAGTGACACATTTGTGGAACTATTTGCAGAAGTATTTTGCTGTTTGCCTTTGGCTCATGTGATAAATTCGAAAGTTTTTGTCGTTCATGGGGGTCTTTTTAGTGTTGATGGGGTGAAACTCTCTGACATACGAGCAATTAATCGGTTTTGTGAGCCTCCAGAAGAAG GATTGATGTGTGAATTGCTCTGGAGTGATCCACAACCCCTCCCTGGACGAGGCCCAAGTAAGCGTGGTGTAGGTCTTTCTTTTGGTGCAGATGTGACGAAAAGGTTTTTGCAAGAAAATCATTTAG ATTTAGTTGTGCGATCTCATGAAGTAAAGGACGAGGGTTATGAAATTGAGCATGATGGTAAACTCATAACTGTTTTTTCTGCTCCAAATTACTGTGACCAG ATGGGTAACAAAGGTGCCTTTATTCGATTTGAAGCTCCTGATTTGAAACCTAACATTGTCACATTCACAGCAGTG CCACATCCTGATGTCAAGCCAATGGCTTATGCAAACAACTTCCTCCGGATGTTCTCATAA